ACATCATTTGAGTTATCTCCAGCATTTGTCAGCTCCAGGAATGTCGGTTTGCGGTTCATGGCAATCCATAAATTTTATGCATTCCTTATGTTCTCTTGTGCATAGCAAAATTATGGTATAGAGATAGTTACTTATACCACAATTGTTGTTTGCCAATTAGCAAAGATCTTTTAGTACTTGTTGTGGGTTTATTTCAAtgtcaaaattgtttttttcctaATATTAATTCTTGTTTAGATTAAGTAAAGATTTTCTTAATTACTCTCATACACTGAGTTTTACTATCATTGATATGAACTGAACGGTTTTGGGATATTTTAAATCATCTAtgttacaattaaaataaaataaaaacgaagAAAAATACACTGGTTAAATGTTTAATCATATGTTTAAAGAGAATCCTGGTGAACGGTTATTAACTTTAGTTGATTAATGGtaattttatgtttgtgttttggTGAGATTTGGTCTAGCTGATTTTACAAAGGGAGTTATTCAGGTTCTCATTTTGTGAAAATATGTTCCATAGaactattttgtatattttgggATGTGTTGTCACATGCTATATGAACatcttttcaaatttctttagTTTGAGATGTCTTGGAGGAAGAGTAAGTTGTAGAAGATGTGAGATAAGGTGTGGAATGTTTTCGAGAAGCGTTGCAGTGAGCGAAGGAAGAGAGAGTAATGCTGTGTGTTTCTAATACTTAAATGTTGTATAATCATATACCAACGCTAATTTTTCTGAGAAAGTATACAAAAAGTGTTGTTGGTTTGAAAAGTGAAAATATTAAGTGGGATATTGGCACGTAGTGTTCAGTGACCTCACCACATATGGGTTTAACTCACAGTTGTTGTTTTGGTTACGGTGGTGGTTACGTTAACCAAAAAGATTGAACATATAAGGTAGATTGATAAATaacaaagtttaaaattttcaaaagtgcACATTACTAAGAATCTGTAGAacctaataataatttatattttaaaaatatcaaaggaTGCAACAAACACATGTAAAGATAATGGTGGACTAAGTGTCCAAACCCTTGGATTAAGCATGGTATAAGAGTGGGTGGTTTCTTGTTAGTGATTCACTGATAATACTAAGCTTTACGGGCCTTCTTGGTTGGGTTGCTTATTGTTGAACCTTGTGTATCAGCACGATTATCACCTGCGGAAGTCTGCTGTGCAGTGACTAATGTTGGCTGCATCGACTATTTTGGTCCAAACGTACTATCATCAGGTGTAAGGGAATGCTTGGCAATTGAGTTGGGTTCACCTAGAGGGCTCTCAAAAGAAGCAAATGTTTCATATCATCTCCAGGACTGTTATCCACACCCTGTTCACAGCCAACCAAACCTCTTAGTCCCAATTAGATAAGGAGAATGAAGATAATGCTGTAAAAAACTACAGCCAGCAATATAAGACATATGTACATAAAGTTTCTAAATACATCACCTAGCTCAGGTTTGTTTTGTCCTGTCCAAGGAACTCCTCCAACGTTCATCTAAAAACTGgtacagaaacaaaaaaaagtttagttagTGTTCTGTGTGATGAATAAAACATAGTTCTGAGAACTTTGGCGAGTTTTATATAACCTCCGGTGATGATTGATAGAGGTAAaagagatttctattaatttgcTTAGCTTGCCAACTATCCAAACCAGCTTGGATTGCAGTAACATGGTTCGCAATGATACCTACATTCTCGTGTAAATGTCTTAACCGACCAATCAACTCCTCCAAACAATTGATATTTTCTGTAAGAAACCAATGCTTCGTGGAACATTTTTCTTTCACTCTTGGAAATACTTGTTCTGCATGTGGAATCACCTGAGATTCATGTAAATGTTCAAACTCAAGAGTAGGTTCATGAAACAAAAAAGTTAATACAAAGACAATGAGAGAATGCGGAGAGTGTTCTATAAGCTTAAGGcttgatgatatatatatatagctttacCTGCACTGCAAGTTGAGATGCAAATTTGGGAACCTTCTATCATCCAACATCTGTTTCTTCATAGCAAATCCAGCTATCGtccaaaaagaaaatgatgtgTCATATGAAGCCAACAAACAACTAATAAAAAAAGCTTCTAATAAAAATGATGATGTGTCACCACCTTTCTTCAGAGCTTCCCAGAAACGGAGGAGGCGATGATGACCAAGATCTGAGAACAAAGGCCCGGCTTCAGATCGGACATCTATAGCTGGGAGGTTGCCATGACTCTTTGATCTTCGCAGGAATCTATGGAGAAGAAGAgtgtataataataaataataataggatTCATCACCCGCCTAACATTCCTCACCTCCCATAAATGGATTTATCGGTTTGAATAGATTGGTAAGATAAACTTCGAGAGTAGTGATGTTAACCTTTTATACTGAGATCTCCACCGCCTTGGAAGAACGAAGCAGACAATAAATATAGATCGTGGGTGATTGAATCAATGGAGAATTTAAGAAGATGAATGTGAAACTGGTAAAATTTTGgataggaagaagaagatgaatcaaACCCCCAGAGTTGGAGCCGATATCGCGACGGCGAAGAATGATGAAATAGAAAACGACGTGTTTTCATATGCCTAGTTTCTCTTATTTGGAATGGGCTTTACCAAGCTTTATTAAAGAAATGTGTGCAATCAAAAGCCCAAAACAATTTAAACTTGATTAAATGAAACGGTGCACTTTGCAGAACGGGACACGTGTCAACTGTACGGAAGCCGATTTTATGACGTGGCGCTGACGTGGCTTCAGCAGGAGAGACCAAAccatactttatatataaagatgttgGACGTGGTTCAAATTCACCAAACCGAACGAGTGAAGAAAGCTCGGTGTGATTCCGGTTCAATGTATCTTATTAGTTGAAACAATTGCGGTTTGGTTAAGTTCTGTCTCGTCTCTCCCACACCGTGTTTGGTTTAGTCACACAAACCCTCTCCAAGCCCTAGAGTTTTACAGGCAAGCTGGTGCTATCATCAATTGCAATTGATCCATCTGGGGAATAAGTTCTCGATTAGAGAAATCAGCTGAAGTAGTAAGGTTgttaacatattatatttatatatacagatTGTCAGCTTAGAGACTAATGAAAAAGAGTCTAATTTCAAGTTTTGCTGGAGAGTAATTTGCCTTGGAGCTTATGAGTTATGACAGTTCATAGTTGCACTCCTATTCAGAGAGCCATATGACACCGTTTTTGACTGTTgtccaaccaaatcacaattggATCAAGCCCGGCTTAGATTCTCGTAAACCGGAAAACAGAGCAATTTTTTATCGTTACTATTTTCAAACTTCTCCTCGATTTTGAAATCTctctctatttaaaaaaattggtattTATTTGTTCTGGAAGAAATTAAAAAACCACTTTGGATAAGTCAAATATTTGACTATAAGGGTGGGTCTTGCTTGGGGCGAATTTGAAGAAGCTTCCTCAATAGGGTACATGCATGATTCTCTATAATACTATATGAGTAAGACTAGCATTCTTCCACgagaaattatttatattagaaTAGAATAATGTTTAATCTTCCAGAAGATTGCTGACAATTAGAAATAAATCATTCAAGAAGAAGCAAAATAAACGAAGTCATTGTTGTTCACGGACACAAGGTTTGACCGCAGAACACGCGTTCTTTTAATGTATGAAATCGTTTGCGTATTTAAACACAACCGAGAAAATGAGAGACATTCACAATACAAACTTGAAGATCAAATTTCCTTTAGTTtgtgtaaaatacaaaaaacaatACATCTTTGTGATATAAAGCTTTAGAGAGGATATACAATGAACGGATCATCGTGGGCTGACCAGTGGGACAATAGCGCCAAAGGAGGTCGAATTGGCGGTGGTGCCGTTGTCAAAAGTAGCGGAGGTGGAGCTGCATCGAACTCGAACACTGCTAAGTACAAGGAGAAACTGGGACAGGGTCTAGACAAGACAAAAGCTGTAGCTTCTTCTGGTTTTAAGAAACTCAAGACTGGCTCTGCCATGGGTTTTCGTTGGGTGAAAGACAAGTATCACAAAACcacaaacaaacattaaaaaatttcagtcttcttgtatattttgaaatatttcgCTTGGCTTTCTTTGATCAAGTATTTTGTTTAGCTTGTTTGATTTAGATGTTTTGTGTTATATGGTAAGATTGTATGAACTTGAAGGTATTCATGttattaaattgatttttttgtatTCCTATTTTTCCATTTAGAATTTTAGATTTTCTCTACTAGAATATGAGTTTTGTAGTCATTTTGATATTAAACTTATGTTATTAGTGAAACATTTTTAAATGGTTGTTATTATGGAaccaaacaaattttttaagAACTTCCCCCCTTTTATGTTAAGCAACAAAACATGAGTTGTGTCATGTGTGATGACTCTCAACACTGTCTTTGTATTAacccaaaaacaaaatctaaagaacaaaaacaaaaacagagatgAGGAATATTAACAGACATTAGCTAAGGTCTTGGctctatatatatttcaaaggAGTGAAGAAAACTTTTCATCTTCTGATTTCATCCGTTTTGAAGATGGAAAGTCCTTGGCAGCAGATTCATCAtgagttgatgatgatgatggtgatggtgatgatgcATCATCGATGTATTCTGCAAATTTTCTCTTGTTAGAATGGCTTAAGGTTTTGCAATCCTCTGCTTCATTTCTCATTATAAGTTCTTTTATTCGCTTTACATCAGCTAGTTTCACCGGTTTTAACAGAAAATCCTCTGCTCCTTCTCTCAGACATCTGaaacgaaaaacaaaataagccACATAGGTTAGATCACAGTGAGACAAAAAAATGATCTACTTTGTATTATTACACATTTACAGAAACACTTACTGTTCTATACGAGGTAAGATGTTCTCAGATGACATAATCACAACTGGTATTTCTCTGAAGACAGAAGATTCCTACACATATCAATGGTATTTGTATGAGCATTAGataagatttatttaaagagttTTCTCAGAttgataaaatcaaaacatattattattattaccttAATCTTCTTGAGAAGATCGTATCCCGTTAGTCCTGGCATTGAGTAATCCGTCACTATCAAATTCACCTTCAAATCCTGTTATAAGAAATGTCACACAGAATTGTTTATGAAACACTTCAACAAAAATCAGATCTTAATTACTACCAAAACAATTACTAATAAATAAGGTCTtgtatttttcattataaaaatataaataaggtcttgttattattattttcctgACAAGAAGAAAAGGGCAAAAGTTGCAAAGGTCTATCATAGTTAGAGGATCTATCAGTAACCAAACAGATTTGTAAAGAGAGTTACCTTAAGACCAGAAGCTCCTTTATCTCCATCTAAGCCAAGGTACTGCAAAGCCCTAGCCCCACTCTCTACAGTAGTCACTGAAATAAcaaataaggtttttatttaGGCAAGAGAACGACACCACACATCAGAGAAGGGAAGACATAGAGAGAGTGAGACTCATATTGGTATATACCTTTACAGGCTGAGATTCTCAGCAATCTCTCAATGACTTTACGATCCACAATACTATCATCGACGGCAAGAACATGTAACTCTGGTGAAGTAACTGACATATCTCCACCGGCTGGGATCTCCATCCTCATGACCTCACCAACTGCCATTGTTAACTCAGAAAAGAGATGAAGACTAGTTGTAATAAAACGAAGAGGAAGCTTTGGATTAAAGGGAAAGAAAAAACTCAGAAATCAATGTGATGTGATGGAGTAAGAAGAAGTAGAAAGAAAAGTTAGGTTAGGTGACATAAATATAAAGAGGTGGGGTTGGAGTAGAGAGATTCGGAAAGATCGGATTTTGCTGGTGAGATCTTTGAAGAGGAAACAAAATCTTACATTGGGTCAAGTGTGATGTTGTGTGTTGGAACTTGtcagattttttaaatatgttttgtagtaataatatttttgtgtcTGAAGGTCAAAATCTTTGGGCACCGAATCTTTTTTAAGATTTCGAACATCTTTGTTTGGTCTGTTTCTTTCAATCCGACAGCGACTACTCGCTCATGACGTGGaactttccttcttcttttagtAATTATCTCTATTTTTCGTTAGAGCAAGTGCATCAATAGGACTTTTAGAATGGTATTTAGAGTATTTAATTAGTTTATGTAGTTTAGGACTTTGGTTAAGGACTTTTGTTAAAATATTGATTATGGGTGAGACTTTTGATAAGTCTTTAggtttttaaaattacaaacattttattagtggaaaaaaatacaaagttgaaaaattaaaacacaCAATTTATTCATAGAAACTTAAAATTACATATTATTCGGAAGATATCCAAATTTAGcccatatattttcaatcaaatcgTCTTTTAAGTTTTCATGGATTTGTCTATTCCGAAGCCTCGTTCGACGATCCATTGAAGTGCCGACATTTTCACTGATATTCGAAGGCATGTTGACGGTAAATGTATCCGGAACTTCTCTTGGTTGAAACTCAAATTTGTTATACTGAGTGAATGATGCCCGTTCatcttcgacaatcatattatagagtatgatacatgctctcataacaTTTCCTATTTTCTCTTTATCCCATAACTTTGACGAATTTTTGACAACGGCAAATCTAGCTTAAGGACTCCGAAGGCACGCTCGACATTTTTTCGAACTGATTCTTGGGTTTGAGCAAATAATGAATGCTTCTGATTTTGTGGTAGtcggatagattgaataaaagccgcccatttcggataaataccatcagtGAGATAATATCCGAAATGGTACTGATTGTCATTAACATAGAAGTTTACTTGTGGCGCGATGCCATTAATAATGTCGtcaaaaacaggtgatcgatcaagaatatttagatcgttcatagtacctggtgctccaaaaaacgcatgccatatccaaaggTCATACGAAGCTACGGCCTCCAACACAATTGTCGGTTTTTCGGTTCCTCGTGAGTACATTCCTTTCCAAGccgtgggacaattcttccactcccaatgcatacagtcgatgcttccaagCATCCCCGGAAATCCACGTTGTTCTCCGATATGTAGTAGTCTTTGCAGATCCTCCTGTGTTGGACGTCGTAGATATTCTTCGCCAAACAAGGTTATTATTCCGGTGGTAAATTTGTGCAAACATTTTCGAGCCGTTGATTCTCCTAGACGGATATATTCGTCCACCGAGTCCGCCGCAGCACCGTATGCCAATTGTCGAATTGCTGCAGTACCTTTTTGTAGAGGTGTGAGACTTGTCCGTCCGGTACAATCTTCTGTTAGTCAAAAATACGGAATCTCTGTGGAGAAACGATTCACAATACGCAGGAACAAACttttgttcattcgaaaccgtCGGCGGAAAAGAGCGGGAGAGTAAGTTGGATTGTCGGCaaaataatcattccaaagCAAGGTGTGGCCTTCTTCCCGGTGTCTCTCATGAACATTACGGCGTTGTCTATCTTCTGGTTCTTGTACGAGAGCACAATTGTTATAAAATTCTTCATAAGGAGTATCAAGATCgatctcatcatcatcatctttatgATAATCATAATAGGGTGAAGAAGCCATTATAAATTAATGAGAAGTGGTTGTGATTGTTTTAGAAGTGAATCGACAATGGAAAGTTATGACTCTGTAATTGAAAGACATGTTATATTTATAGCTATACAATATGTGAACCAAACACGTTTTCTCATATTACAACtaattttagttatttgaaTAGGTATATGTAAAAACACGTTTTCTCAATATTACAACTAAAAGTAGTTGGGAGAGTAGGTACATGATCACACACGTTTTTCTTTTAGTTGAAACAAGTTCAATTTTTGAATGAAGTAAgagttttgataaaaataatgaatcaaGACTTTGAAACAAGATTAAATCCGAGTTAGATAGGGTTACATAATCCGAGTTAAACTAGATTTAACAAAACACATGGATAAACACAAGACATATAAACCTACATACGAGCAGCTACTCCGATGGCTATTATCACTAACACAACAACCAGAACACCTACAACTAGTTCAAATCTAGATTTCTTTCTACCTAAGTCACAGACAATGCTCTCCAACCTAACCAATTTCTGCTCCACATCAAATTGAACTTCCTTTAACTCCCGCAGCTCGGTCTCCTTGTAACCGACGAATGAAAGCGAATCTACCTTATCAGTGAGGAGGGTCACTTGTGCACCAAGTGCTTTGATCTCCTCTGTAGCCGCGACGTCCCACCACTTGTAGACATGGCAGTCTCCGTCCTGTTTGTTCTTGCAGGTGTAGAACCTTCTCCCCGGGTCAGTTCTTGTGTAAGAAGTGGCTACAAGTGGCTCTCCACCACAGTAGCACTCTTTGGGGAAGCCAAACTCCACTTCAGGCTGCGGAGGGTACTGATGGCGCGCGGCTTCGATCTGAGCTTGGTCCAGCTGGAGATACATCTCTGTAGAGATGTTTCCACTGTCTGCTGAACCTCCTAAACCGCAATCCTCCGACTCAGACGGCTGCGTGTACGAATAATCCAATCCCATTGCCTGAGAATAATCAAAACATAACACATTAGACAgagaatataatttaaaaacagaaCATAGAACACAGGTCACAACACACATTAAACCGAAATTAATTCTTATAATTAAACACCAACAATTATAATCTAAAAACAGAACATAGACCACAAGTCACAGCTTCACCTCCAACACTAGACGCATGACACAAACATAATAGATATTACACAACATAGACTCTTAGGatttaaaaactagaaaaattcGGCCAACAGCATGTTCTTCACATTTTCTTCCCTCTCGGTTGGCTCCTTCTTAGCAAGGAGAGTGTCTAAAATGGCCAGGTTCGAAAGCCTCTCCTTCTTCGCCAAATCCTCCATCTTGAGCTCATAGACGCTCTTAAAGTCCTCGACAGCCATCCCCTTCCTAGAATTCCTTCTTGCTTTCGCAGCTTTGATACCTTCAGGACGGGGCTCTTCCTCACCAACGTTATTGCTTGATGGTTGGGAACCATCCTCACCAGTCTTTCTCCTCTCACCGCCAGACTTTGGAGTGTTCAGGCTCAGCCACTTCTGTTCGTATCTCAGAAGACACCATGCATGGTCCAAGGTGAACTTGGAGCCGTGATCCGCAAAGTATATCTCATGAGCTTTCTTCACTAAGTCGTTGTCGTTCTGTCCTTTACTTTGAAGCCTCTCCGCAGCTGCGTATGCTGCACAATACTTGTTTGTATCTCCATTGATTTTATGCCATCTCTGCTTACAATGCTCGCCATCTCTCTTCTCATGATGAGCTGCTGAAAAGTAATGTCCTACGCGTTTCCAGAAATTCCGACACTTCTGTTCAGTGCCGACAACAGCATCTTTTGATGTGTTTAGCCAGACACTTATCAGGACCTCGTCATCAACAGGATTCCATTTCTTTCTCACCAACCGCTCCACTGGTGTCTCCACTGGTGGGTTATCAGGCTGGGATGGAGCTTCATTCTGTTGTGAACTGAAAGGGGGAATTTGAGAGGCTCGAATGTTGAGACTATAAGGAAAACTTTCATAAGGAAAGTTTCCCTGAGCATTATTTCCTGAAACGCTATGAAGAAAATCTACATAACCAGGGTACTGGCTACCTGGCTTCATGGCAACAAGGACAGAGAAGAGACTGATACTACCAcaggaaaagaaagaagatttgGAGATACTAAAGCTCTACCATATTCTATCTGATTAAATAGGACAAACATAACCAGGTAATAACTCCATAACACCTAACCATTATCTACCTAAGTCTCATCAACACTTATTATAAAACTACAAGTACATAGCTATTAACTCTAGTTCGGGGGTTAAATAGAGAAGTACAACCTATCAAGTTTGATGAGAAGCAACAAGAGTAGGCAATAAACTACCAAGGTCTAATCAGTACACAACTAAAAAGAAAAGCGAATTGAACAAACAACTTCATTAAATTGAAAAGAGGATTTGGTTTCAAACAGAGTACAATGATATCCACAAATTGATCCTATAATTCTCACCAATGCAACAAGACAGGACATTGATACTATAACTAAGTCTCACTATTCATATTTGGTTGAGAACAAACTTAACTTAACTCCTATAACAGTTATGAATTTGCTTTCCGCGAACAGGTTACATACTTAACTTACCTTTAATGCATACTTCATTTAATGCAATCGATTTATGAGTTTCAAATGTCTATGTCCATGCCCTGTAATAAACTTAACTTACCTTCTCGTGAATACTTAATCAGATACTCATCAATTTCTTTCTAAAACGAGTTAATGATATGAGTTTCAAATCCATGCTTTTCTAATCGAATAAGTTTCATATCGAATGAGTTTCTTCTTAGGAACACACAAACATCAAGTACTAGTTTCTATCAGAAAGttagaaaacaaaacaacagaTAGACATTCACAAACAAAGGATTCTCAGACATGGCATTCAATCACAACACCAACTATTCAATCACAAACACTATGCATACAATCAAATCGTCACAACAAACCCAGATACACACGAGATAGATCGACAAGTTGATACACTAAATCCAAAAGCGACGGACAGAGGATTCAGCGATACCTGGTAAAGATTCGAATCGGCGGAGAGATCGGTGGAGTGATCGAGGGAGACTGCGACGGAGACAGCTACGCCGAGAGATGGACGGAGAGATCGAGGGAGAGAATAGACGGCGAGATGGACGGAGAGATCCACTGAGAGATCAAGGGAGACAGCGACGGAGAGATCCTCGGAGATATCGAGGGAGACAGCGACGGAGGCAGCTACACCGAGAGAGGTGTTTGATTGGGTTGAAATCGccgtcgagagagagagaagggagaggaTGAGAATGACTTCGACACGGTTTATTTCGCTTTCCCAACCCTAAAACGTGCTTCCCCTCCCACGATGACACGTGCCCTTAAGGATGCGATATAAAAACTTCTTAATTAACATACGTTTGCTTCGgttttatgtaattttgatttattttaaatgttttaattCCTAACGACCTTGGTTGAGGACGCCGATACTGATGCCCTTATAGACCAGTCGACTAAAATAATCACCGATTATCGTTTTAAATCCTTttcgtttatttttatttagtccCCTAGTTAGTTAGGCCAACATTATCGGTGGTGGTGGGAGAGTCCTTAAGCGTGGGCTCCACCACCTTTTCTTAATGACTGTGCCATAATGTCCCATTTTAAGGAACTTTTGCATTGAGTCCTTAGCACTGTTTGCGGGTCCCAcaacacgtggcggcccgctatacgtttatgttttttttttttttttaaaccataaaacataaaaaaaaaatagattttaaggACCAAAAAAATGGGACCACTGATAACGTTGCCCTTAGACCAATTGAAATACCTAACTTGATCATACAATCACGAGCCAACAGTGATGATTGGTTGGACTTTAACTTatgattttagttttatttattttaaaaatattaatcttaaccaattataatgtatctttaattttaaagttgAAACATTGCTACATcatctatagttttttttgtttgatcatgttttactttttttcttattaaagtaactattaaaatattttagaaaccgtaatatttttctacaccaaaaaaatataaagttacgaCAATAAAAATACAGCCTAAATCCTACAGCTACATTTTTATATCTACCGTTCAAACAATCATctccaatatatattattttataaatctacATAATCATTTATAGAGATAAATTCTTATACttttgtataataatattttataaaaaatttgagaaaattagctcaatatactTAAAAGGGTAGGATACCATACAAATGGAGAAAAATTGTAATGATGGGAAGGGAAGAAAATTGGAGAGATATAAGGTATGGAGTGCAAATAGAGGATATTTCGTGTGTAAGGTATACaaattctcaaaattttattgatgctctattaatctgaatccaaatAATGATGCCATAACTTTAATCTACGCTCAAAATGGATTATTTTAATATACTCTAAAACTTTGGccttttattatatattcaaactagaatttatttttattttataaactttgatATTATCAtacaatttttgaatatatgatttatattttagtgttatgtattatataactattaaatcttattgtttagatttcttattattttattaatatatagtgatttgtttatgtcttttactcttttattaattattattacattttcaaGTTTggtaaaattaa
This genomic interval from Brassica napus cultivar Da-Ae chromosome A6, Da-Ae, whole genome shotgun sequence contains the following:
- the BNAC05G14690D gene encoding uncharacterized protein BNAC05G14690D; its protein translation is MNGSSWADQWDNSAKGGRIGGGAVVKSSGGGAASNSNTAKYKEKLGQGLDKTKAVASSGFKKLKTGSAMGFRWVKDKYHKTTNKH
- the LOC106361968 gene encoding two-component response regulator ARR7, with product MAVGEVMRMEIPAGGDMSVTSPELHVLAVDDSIVDRKVIERLLRISACKVTTVESGARALQYLGLDGDKGASGLKDLKVNLIVTDYSMPGLTGYDLLKKIKESSVFREIPVVIMSSENILPRIEQCLREGAEDFLLKPVKLADVKRIKELIMRNEAEDCKTLSHSNKRKFAEYIDDASSPSPSSSSTHDESAAKDFPSSKRMKSEDEKFSSLL
- the LOC111199926 gene encoding uncharacterized protein At4g04775-like, which produces MGLDYSYTQPSESEDCGLGGSADSGNISTEMYLQLDQAQIEAARHQYPPQPEVEFGFPKECYCGGEPLVATSYTRTDPGRRFYTCKNKQDGDCHVYKWWDVAATEEIKALGAQVTLLTDKVDSLSFVGYKETELRELKEVQFDVEQKLVRLESIVCDLGRKKSRFELVVGVLVVVLVIIAIGVAARM
- the LOC106433988 gene encoding glutathione S-transferase T3-like produces the protein MKPGSQYPGYVDFLHSVSGNNAQGNFPYESFPYSLNIRASQIPPFSSQQNEAPSQPDNPPVETPVERLVRKKWNPVDDEVLISVWLNTSKDAVVGTEQKCRNFWKRVGHYFSAAHHEKRDGEHCKQRWHKINGDTNKYCAAYAAAERLQSKGQNDNDLVKKAHEIYFADHGSKFTLDHAWCLLRYEQKWLSLNTPKSGGERRKTGEDGSQPSSNNVGEEEPRPEGIKAAKARRNSRKGMAVEDFKSVYELKMEDLAKKERLSNLAILDTLLAKKEPTEREENVKNMLLAEFF